One window of the Magnolia sinica isolate HGM2019 chromosome 19, MsV1, whole genome shotgun sequence genome contains the following:
- the LOC131235506 gene encoding pentatricopeptide repeat-containing protein At2g13600-like yields the protein MKLAIGSISSVNPTKSFKSYVEACGSLLKACSNPNSVKQGKSLHGHAIKMGISSHRFIEIKLLIMYLNFKRSADVDKIFKQIDGFDLVAWNCMISSYVQMGRLDDARRLFDEMPHRNTVSWTTLIAGFMKFGRVDDAVRCFDTNLFQNVVSWTAMISGFVQNGLNINALELFHRMRELGVAPNEITFTCVVRACVNVGDFGLGKSILGLIVKTGFDCNLSVCNSLITLHLRMGEVDLARRVFNGMEERDVVSWTAILDVYVEMGELIEARRIFNEMPERNDVSWSTMIARYSQSGDAEESLKLFDMMLRHGFKPNVSCFSSVLSASASLEDLKLGMNVHAHVIKVGIEDNVFIGSPLIDMYGKCGKTDDGCRIFNLIPEKNVVCWNSMVAGYCYNAQFEEAKELFERIPTRNTISWNALITGYVQNELCEEVFEVFDNMLASGAMPNGSTFSSVLRACASLASLEKGKNLHGKIVKLGIQFEVFMGTALTDMYAKAGDVESSKRVFDQMPEKNEISWTAMIQGLADNGLAEDSLVRFEEMLETGVNPSELMFLAVLFACSHCGFVNKGLQYFESMETIYGIKPRGRHYTCVVDLLARAGHLSEAEEFIRAMPFQSEANAWAALLSACSIYGNDVIGERTAGKLWEMEKDNSAIYILLSNIYASAGRWSDVSRVRRLMRDKGLKKCGGCSWVEVRNQVHTFYAGEESHPESAEIYWILDLLMSEMIISK from the coding sequence GAATTTCAAGAGGTCTGCTGACGTTGATAAGATCTTCAAGCAGATTGATGGGTTTGATCTCGTTGCATGGAATTGCATGATCTCCAGCTATGTCCAAATGGGCCGCCTCGATGATGCCCGTCGCCTGTTTGACGAAATGCCTCACAGAAACACTGTCTCTTGGACCACGTTGATTGCAGGTTTCATGAAATTTGGGCGCGTGGACGACGCAGTCCGTTGTTTTGACACGAACCTGTTTCAGAACGTCGTGTCTTGGACTGCTATGATAAGTGGGTTTGTTCAGAATGGTTTGAATATCAATGCACTGGAACTTTTCCACCGAATGCGGGAGCTTGGGGTGGCGCCGAATGAGATTACATTTACTTGTGTTGTTAGAGCTTGTGTTAATGTGGGTGATTTTGGATTAGGGAAGAGCATTTTGGGATTGATTGTTAAGACAGGGTTTGATTGCAATTTGTCGGTTTGCAATTCTTTGATTACATTGCATCTTCGGATGGGTGAGGTTGATTTGGCGAGGAGAGTTTTCAACGGAATGGAAGAGAGGGACGTTGTTTCTTGGACTGCAATTCTTGATGTGTATGTTGAGATGGGGGAATTGATAGAAGCTCGCCGTATCTTCAATGAGATGCCAGAGAGAAACGATGTTTCTTGGAGTACGATGATCGCAAGGTATAGTCAGAGTGGCGATGCTGAAGAATCGTTGAAATTGTTTGATATGATGCTTCGTCATGGTTTTAAGCCAAATGTTTCATGTTTCTCTAGTGTCCTTAGTGCCTCGGCCAGCCTGGAAGATTTGAAACTTGGGATGAATGTCCATGCCCATGTCATCAAGGTTGGGATTGAAGACAATGTTTTCATTGGTAGCCCGCTGATTGACATGTATGGTAAGTGTGGAAAGACCGATGATGGGTGTCGGATTTTCAACTTAATTCCAGAGAAGAATGTGGTTTGCTGGAATTCTATGGTCGCGGGGTATTGTTACAATGCGCAATTTGAGGAAGCTAAGGAATTGTTTGAGCGAATACCAACAAGAAATACCATCTCTTGGAATGCCCTAATCACGGGTTACGTACAAAACGAACTATGTGAGGAGGTGTTCGAGGTCTTTGACAATATGCTAGCATCAGGGGCAATGCCAAATGGTTCAACCTTTTCTAGCGTTCTACGTGCTTGTGCAAGTTTGGCATCACTTGAGAAAGGTAAGAATCTTCACGGGAAGATCGTTAAACTGGGAATTCAATTTGAGGTCTTCATGGGAACTGCGCTTACCGACATGTACGCCAAAGCTGGAGACGTCGAGAGCTCCAAGAGAGTTTTTGATCAAATGCCCGAAAAGAATGAAATCTCTTGGACTGCAATGATCCAAGGGCTTGCAGATAATGGGCTCGCAGAGGATTCTCTTGTTCGGTTTGAAGAAATGCTAGAAACGGGGGTGAATCCTTCCGAACTTATGTTTTTGGCTGTTCTTTTTGCTTGTTCTCATTGCGGTTTTGTCAATAAAGGACTACAATACTTCGAATCGATGGAAACAATTTATGGTATAAAGCCAAGAGGGAGGCATTATACTTGTGTAGTCGATTTGCTGGCTCGAGCAGGCCATTTGAGTGAGGCTGAAGAGTTCATTAGAGCGATGCCTTTTCAGTCGGAAGCTAACGCATGGGCAGCTCTACTGAGTGCTTGTAGTATTTATGGAAATGATGTGATAGGTGAAAGAACTGCAGGCAAGCTCTGGGAAATGGAGAAGGATAATTCGGCCATTTATATCCTGCTGTCGAATATATATGCTTCGGCGGGACGGTGGAGTGATGTTTCAAGGGTGAGGAGGTTAATGAGGGATAAAGGATTGAAGAAATGTGGAGGATGTAGTTGGGTTGAAGTAAGAAACCAAGTTCATACTTTCTATGCTGGGGAGGAATCCCATCCAGAGTCTGCTGAAATTTATTGGATTTTGGATCTGTTGATGTCTGAGATGATTATTTCCAAGTAG
- the LOC131235192 gene encoding polygalacturonase At1g48100, translating into MKKTKKFSVLFVLFLSVVLSIAYLSVSVDARKSYEKRSRVHRHHKQRGRGKNNKKGPDPDHFNSSAPAPAPYDGSYEPHSNIFDVLLFGAKGDGVSDDSKAFLAAWKAACKVTWATVEIPSEFKFLIRPITLQGPCMPHLVLQIDGIILAPPNPCAWSRSNLFQWINFKWLHDFTIQGSGTVNGQGSSWWTISPTQCTRKKYKHVPDIKPTALRFYGSYNITVRDIKIFNSPQCHLKFDGSAQVKINNITISSPERSPNTDGIHLQNTQDVEIQHSNIGCGDDCVSIQTGCSNVHVHHINCSPGHGISLGGLGKDNSLACVSNVTVENISVQNALSGVRIKTWQGGCGSVRNVSFSNVQVSDVKIPIMIDQYYCDKRLCKNQTRAVAISGIKYTQITGTYSVQPIHLACSNAVPCTDVDLIDIQLVPSLESRGFQQALCWNSYGESHAPLVPSSINCLQRGGLFKSLTRSDEYTC; encoded by the exons atgaaaaaaaccaAGAAATTCTCGGTACTGTTTGTTCTGTTTCTCTCTGTCGTGCTCTCCATTGCCTATCTATCTGTCTCCGTCGATGCCAGAAAGAGCTACGAAAAGAGGAGCAGAGTTCACAGACATCATAAGCAGAGAGGGAGGGGCAAGAACAACAAAAAAGGCCCTGACCCAGATCATTTTAACAGTTCTGCCCCTGCCCCAGCTCCTTATGACGGTTCCTACGAGCCCCAttcaaacattttcgatgtcttATTGTTCGGAGCTAAGGGTGATGGAGTTTCTGATGATTCtaag GCATTTCTAGCAGCATGGAAAGCTGCCTGCAAGGTGACTTGGGCTACGGTAGAAATCCCATCAGAATTCAAATTCCTCATCAGGCCAATCACACTCCAAGGCCCTTGCATGCCCCACCTTGTTCTCCAG ATAGATGGGATCATCTTAGCACCTCCAAATCCATGTGCATGGTCCAGATCAAATCTTTTCCAATGGATTAACTTCAAGTGGCTTCATGACTTCACCATCCAAGGTAGTGGTACTGTTAATGGCCAGGGTTCTTCTTGGTGGACTATCTCTCCAACCCAATGCACTAGG AAAAAATACAAACATGTACCGGATATAAAACCAACT GCATTGAGGTTCTATGGAAGCTACAATATAACGGTCCGTGACATTAAAATCTTTAACAGTCCACAATGCCACTTGAAATTCGATGGTTCTGCCCAGGTTAAGATCAACAACATCACTATCTCTTCACCCGAAAGAAGCCCGAATACGGACGGAATCCACCTCCAAAACACGCAGGATGTGGAAATCCAGCATTCCAACATTGGATGTG GTGATGACTGTGTATCAATACAAACAGGATGTTCTAATGTTCATGTGCATCACATTAATTGTAGCCCAGGCCATGGTATCAG ttTAGGAGGCTTGGGGAAAGACAACAGCTTGGCGTGTGTGTCCAATGTCACGGTGGAGAACATCAGTGTGCAAAATGCTCTCTCGGGAGTTCGGATCAAAACATGGCAG GGGGGTTGTGGGTCCGTCCGCAATGTGTCGTTCTCTAACGTGCAAGTCTCCGACGTCAAGATCCCAATCATGATCGACCAGTACTACTGCGACAAGAGATTATGCAAGAACCAGACTCGAGCAGTTGCGATATCAGGCATCAAGTACACTCAGATCACCGGGACATATTCGGTTCAGCCCATCCATCTCGCATGCAGCAACGCCGTCCCATGCACCGACGTCGACCTGATCGACATCCAACTGGTGCCGTCACTGGAGTCCCGTGGGTTCCAGCAAGCCTTGTGTTGGAACTCTTATGGGGAGTCACATGCCCCACTTGTGCCCTCAAGCATAAATTGCTTGCAAAGGGGTGGTTTGTTTAAGAGCCTAACAAGGTCAGATGAGTACACATGCTAG
- the LOC131235250 gene encoding LRR receptor-like serine/threonine-protein kinase GSO1 encodes MNLQMGGIQKYCLVLFLSVLSISLTATFGDSSTDSYWLLRIKSELTDSEGVLASWSLQSDMCRWYGVKCSNDWTRVVGVDLSGAGLSGSISPDFAHLVALQKLDLSSNSLTGSIPPELGSLKNLEELLLYSNFLSGKIPSEIGLLEKLEVLRIGNNRLSGEITPYLANCTDLEILGLASCELNGSIPIEIGYLKHLKSLNLQKNSLTGHIPEAIGDCHELQNFSAAGNALEGGIPMAFGKLEFLQTLNLAENRLSGEIPTEVGNLSNLRYLNLLGNRLVGGIPSELNQLNQLEILDLSKNSLSGMINLSASHMKNLKYLVLSENFLLGGIPASICDGETNLQNLFLSGNNISGGFPSELLKCSSLQALDLENNSLNGAIPSGIDRLERLTDLRLNNNSFTGTIPLEIGNLSNLKNLALFHNSLAGRIPAEIGKLQRLTIVDLYENQMSGTIPRELTNCSSLTGIDLFANHFEGSIPSTMGKLKNLDFLDLRQNDFSGPIPPSLGYCKKLQVLALADNRLSGALPPTFRFLTDLTTLSLYNNSLTGTLPESLFLLKNLTIINLSHNMFSGSIAPLTGSSSLRLLDLTNNSFSGPIPSTLAESRTMARLRLGQNLLAGNIPVELGRLTELTFLDLSSNNLMGEIPDEFSYCKQLAHLLLNRNQLTGMIPSWLGSLRALGELDLSSNNFNGTVPAEVGSCSSLLKLSLHNNNLSGKIPPEMGNLTSLNVLNLQKNNLSGEIPSTIQHCRKLYTLRLSENFLTGGIPSELGKLTELQEMLDLGKNLLSGVIPSALGNLMKLERLNLSFNDFRGEVPPSLGQLTSLHALNLSNNLLHGQIPPTLSKFPLTSFLGNEKLCGLPLNSCIQSLGSERKKLSNTAVAGIMVAIVFTSTVIVMVLLYIMLRIWCNWRKVSISSSDSGGFERKKEEEKWVYGDERNGEYWKVNSLAFVSSPEKQMPTPTCIFHLKMEMDSMENTLV; translated from the coding sequence ATGAATCTTCAAATGGGTGGGATTCAAAAGTACTGTTTGGTTCTGTTTTTATCAGTACTAAGCATTTCACTTACTGCTACATTTGGAGATAGCTCGACAGATTCTTATTGGCTTCTGAGAATCAAATCGGAGCTTACAGATTCTGAAGGAGTTCTTGCAAGTTGGTCTTTGCAAAGTGATATGTGCAGATGGTATGGAGTGAAATGTTCAAATGATTGGACCCGCGTTGTGGGTGTGGATTTATCAGGAGCTGGATTGTCCGGTTCGATATCGCCTGACTTTGCTCACCTCGTTGCTCTTCAGAAGCTGGACTTATCTTCAAATTCTCTCACTGGATCAATCCCGCCTGAGCTAGGAAGTCTCAAGAATTTAGAAGAACTGCTCCTGTATTCGAATTTCCTCTCTGGTAAGATTCCTTCTGAAATTGGTCTTTTGGAAAAGTTGGAAGTTCTTCGGATTGGAAATAACAGGCTATCAGGAGAAATTACGCCGTATCTTGCAAATTGCACTGATTTAGAGATTTTGGGTCTTGCTTCTTGCGAATTGAATGGAAGTATCCCAATTGAAATCGGATATTTGAAGCATCTGAAATCACTGAATTTGCAGAAGAACAGTCTCACTGGCCACATACCAGAAGCAATTGGCGACTGCCATGAGCTTCAGAATTTCTCAGCAGCTGGCAACGCGCTCGAGGGAGGAATACCGATGGCATTTGGAAAGCTGGAGTTCTTGCAGACTCTAAATTTGGCAGAAAACAGACTCTCTGGAGAGATTCCCACCGAGGTCGGGAACCTGTCCAATCTGAGATACTTGAATTTGCTTGGGAACCGATTGGTTGGTGGGATTCCCTCCGAGCTGAATCAACTGAATCAGCTGGAAATCCTAGACTTGTCGAAGAACAGTCTTTCAGGGATGATCAATCTTTCTGCTTCCCACATGAAGAATCTCAAGTATCTAGTCCTGTCTGAGAATTTTCTGTTAGGTGGGATTCCGGCCAGCATCTGCGACGGAGAAACAAATTTGCAGAATCTGTTTCTGTCTGGAAACAATATCTCCGGTGGGTTCCCATCAGAACTACTCAAATGCTCTTCGCTCCAAGCATTGGATCTTGAAAATAACAGTCTCAATGGAGCGATACCTTCTGGTATCGACCGGCTAGAAAGGCTCACCGACCTTCGGCTTAATAACAACAGCTTTACGGGGACAATACCGCTGGAGATTGGAAACCTAAGCAATTTAAAGAATCTAGCACTGTTCCACAACAGCCTTGCAGGAAGAATTCCAGCAGAAATTGGAAAGCTACAGAGGTTAACTATCGTTGATCTTTATGAAAACCAGATGTCGGGGACGATACCAAGAGAGCTGACAAACTGCTCGAGCTTAACTGGGATCGATCTCTTCGCAAACCATTTCGAGGGTTCCATCCCATCGACGATGGGGAAGCTCAAGAATCTAGATTTCCTTGATTTGAGGCAGAATGACTTCTCGGGTCCAATCCCACCAAGCTTGGGCTACTGCAAGAAGCTTCAGGTCTTGGCCTTGGCTGATAACAGGCTGTCAGGAGCATTGCCGCCGACTTTCCGGTTCCTGACGGATCTAACCACCCTATCTCTCTACAACAATTCTCTCACGGGTACGCTTCCAGAATCTCTCTTCCTCCTGAAAAATCTCACAATCATCAATTTATCTCACAACATGTTCAGCGGCAGCATCGCTCCTCTCACCGGGTCAAGCTCGCTGAGGTTGTTGGACTTGACTAACAACAGCTTCTCAGGTCCGATCCCTTCAACACTCGCTGAATCAAGAACGATGGCCCGTCTCCGTCTGGGGCAGAATCTTCTTGCCGGCAACATCCCAGTAGAATTAGGCCGACTTACAGAGCTCACATTCCTTGATTTATCTTCCAACAATCTCATGGGCGAAATACCAGATGAGTTCTCGTACTGTAAGCAACTGGCCCATCTCCTTCTCAACAGAAACCAATTAACAGGcatgattccttcatggttaggGAGTCTACGAGCTCTTGGAGAGCTCGACCTGTCATCCAATAACTTCAATGGAACAGTGCCCGCTGAGGTCGGGAGCTGTTCAAGCCTACTCAAGCTTTCTCTCCACAACAACAATCTTTCAGGCAAAATCCCACCAGAGATGGGAAATCTTACTTCCTTGAATGTACTCAATCTGCAGAAAAACAATCTCTCCGGCGAAATTCCTTCGACAATCCAGCATTGTAGGAAGCTCTACACGTTGAGACTGTCGGAGAATTTCTTGACAGGAGGAATCCCGTCTGAGCTAGGAAAGCTCACCGAGCTACAAGAGATGCTTGATCTCGGCAAAAATCTCTTGTCTGGAGTAATCCCATCTGCTCTAGGGAACCTAATGAAGTTAGAGAGATTGAACCTCTCTTTCAATGACTTCCGAGGAGAAGTTCCACCATCACTAGGACAGCTAACTAGCCTTCATGCGCTCAACCTATCAAACAATCTCCTCCATGGCCAAATTCCTCCGACTCTGTCAAAATTCCCACTTACCTCCTTCTTGGGCAATGAAAAACTGTGTGGTCTGCCATTGAATTCATGCATACAATCACTGGGTTCGGAGAGAAAGAAGCTATCAAATACTGCAGTCGCTGGGATTATGGTGGCGATCGTGTTTACTTCGACAGTGATAGTTATGGTTCTGCTTTATATCATGCTTAGGATTTGGTGTAATTGGAGAAAGGTATCCATTTCAAGCTCGGATAGCGGCGGATTTGAACgtaagaaggaagaggagaaatGGGTTTATGGAGATGAGAGAAATGGTGAGTATTGGAAAGTGAATTCCTTGGCTTTCGTTTCTTCGCCAGAGAAGCAGATGCCAACACCAACATGCATTTTTCATCTGAAAATGGAAATGGATAGCATGGAAAACACATTAGTGTAG